The Drosophila bipectinata strain 14024-0381.07 chromosome 2L, DbipHiC1v2, whole genome shotgun sequence genome has a segment encoding these proteins:
- the rdo gene encoding insulin-like growth factor-binding protein complex acid labile subunit, producing the protein MLFKWLLFSLCIMPAMFSNTRRKCPTECQCSVDDLDRYQAICTKGGLNSLLSANELDIDVKVIVIGGPRNSITIGPALRQFMKLEILRITDSNLPAIGAESFWGLKYLRILDLSKNNITNITENNFRGQDNLIELDLSKNKILRMASSTFRHLTDLRRLNLAENSIVELVQRNFFMLSRLKYLDLSGNPLQDLQPDVFRDVPELKVLKCRNCQLKKINPQMYNLLPLLSELDLGRNEFKFLDKDEFRDVKRLTKVLLDGNQLSVVVDQLFRMQKSLNHLDLSYNRLAKVPNDSFLQLTNLTFLDLSYNKLVRLEPQSIRSLSNLQTLNISGNVQMDLREMRETFELIPQLTHLAIADMGPMPVGLLHPFKQLRYLNISGNSLNNTALEVIDPCRELEFLDLSRNQLHGISEDTALRIQGIRNVRLDNNPLICDECHMGKLINVVRQLQWKWDTYPICFLPKSLRGAEINNLDINGLHDCLTFITDEEQNAASTSYNFLEHGGLNTLAILGGIIFVLIAVIILSLVACFSKNRARYYTREDHLNGSESKCLEKNLEAATITTLGNGSSPTTTTTLTLATSPATAPGAEAETNAGAKTNGQSRSNGSTPVHTGVSVEEKGKEINFTFPVDDRVCTIDDMMLPPAPPPPQLAQHHPNMGSLMYSVSHSPGSATTLAAVAAAATVLPPGAPSQAGTALPLPLPTPAEAVVVVLPPPPPPSLHHQLDGSLASLRDVQQQLVHLSSTLEPLVSVN; encoded by the exons ATGCTGTTCAAGTGGCTGCTGTTCAGCCTGTGCATAATGCCGGCGATGTTCAGCAACACGAGGAGGAAATGCCCCACTGAATGCCAATGCAGCGTGGACGACTTGGATCGTTATCAGGCCATCTGTACAAAAG GTGGCCTGAACTCCTTGCTCTCCGCCAACGAGCTGGACATCGATGTCAAGGTTATTGTCATCGGAGGGCCCCGCAACTCCATTACGATTGGCCCGGCCCTGAGGCAGTTCATGAAGCTGGAGATCCTGCGGATAACAGACTCCAACCTGCCAGCCATCGGAGCAGAGTCGTTCTGGGGCCTCAAATATCTGCGGATATTAG ATCTGTCGAAGAACAACATTACAAACATCACGGAGAACAACTTTCGCGGCCAGGATAATTTGATTGAATTggatttatcaaaaaataaaatattacgcATGGCCAGCTCGACTTTTCGCCATCTGACG GATCTGCGACGTCTTAATTTGGCCGAAAACTCGATTGTGGAGCTCGTGCAGCGCAACTTCTTCATGCTGAGCAGACTCAAGTATCTGGACCTGAGCGGAAATCCGCTCCAGGATTTACAGCCGGATGTGTTTCGCGATGTGCCG GAACTCAAAGTACTCAAGTGCCGCAATTGTCAGCTGAAAAAAATCAATCCGCAGATGTACAATTTATTGCCGCTTTTAAGCGAATTGGATTTGGGACGCAACGAG TTTAAGTTCCTAGACAAGGACGAGTTCAGGGATGTGAAGCGACTCACCAAAGTTCTTCTGGATGGCAATCAATTGTCCGTGGTGGTGGACCAACTCTTTCGGATGCAGAAGAGTCTTAATCATTTGG ATTTATCGTACAATCGGCTGGCCAAAGTGCCCAATGACTCGTTTCTTCAGCTGACTAATCTGACATTCTTGGATCTGTCCTACAACAAATTGGTGCGTCTCGAGCCGCAATCCATAAGGAGTTTAAGCAACCTGCAAACCCTCAACATAAGCGGCAACGTGCAAATGGATCTCAGGGAAATGAGAGAAACCTTCGAG CTCATACCCCAACTAACCCATCTGGCCATTGCGGATATGGGTCCAATGCCTGTTGGCCTACTGCACCCCTTCAAGCAGCTGAGGTATCTCAACATCTCCGGCAATTCGTTGAACAACACAGCCCTGGAGGTCATAGATCCCTGTCGGGAGCTGGAG TTTTTGGATTTATCTCGGAATCAATTACACGGCATCAGCGAGGACACAGCCCTCAGAATCCAAGGCATACGAAACGTGCGACTCGACAACAATCCTCTGATATGCGATGAATGTCACAtgggaaaattaataaatgtcGTCCGCCAA TTGCAATGGAAATGGGATACGTATCCCATTTGCTTTTTGCCCAAGAGCCTGCGCGGTgcggaaataaataatttggaCATTAACGGGCTGCACGATTGCCTAACTTTCATCACCGACGAAGAGCAGAATGCCGCCAGCACTTCCTATAACTTTCTTGAGCACG GCGGTCTCAATACTCTGGCCATTTTGGGTGGCATCATCTTTGTGCTAATTGCCGTCATTATACTGTCCCTGGTTGCCtgcttttcaaaaaatcgcGCTCGTTACTACACTAGAGAGGACCACTTAAACGGCA GCGAAAGTAAATGCCTGGAAAAGAATCTGGAGGCTGCCACTATAACGACGTTGGGAAATGGGAGCTCGCCCACAACCACGACCACACTGACCCTGGCTACGTCCCCCGCGACAGCCCCAGGAGCTGAAGCAGAAACAAACGCTGGGGCTAAGACGAATGGCCAGAGTCGGAGCAACGGCAGCACTCCTGTTCACACAGGAGTCTCCGTGGAGGAAAAGGGCAAGGAGATTAATTTTACTTTTCCAGTCGACGATCGCGTCTGCACCATTGACGATATGATGCTGCCTCCTGCCCCGCCGCCGCCCCAATTGGCCCAGCATCACCCGAACATGGGCAGTTTGATGTACAGCGTGTCACATTCACCCGGCTCGGCCACAACCCTGGCCGCTGTGGCCGCGGCAGCGACGGTCCTGCCTCCCGGTGCCCCTTCCCAGGCCGGCACAGCCCTGCCGCTACCACTGCCCACCCCAGCCGAGGCTGTAGTGGTGGTGCTGCCACCGCCTCCGCCACCGTCGTTACACCACCAGCTGGATGGCAGCCTCGCCAGCCTGCGGGAcgtgcagcagcagctggtGCATCTGAGCAGCACGCTGGAGCCGCTGGTCAGCGTTAACTGA